Proteins co-encoded in one Flavobacteriaceae bacterium MAR_2009_75 genomic window:
- a CDS encoding DNA-binding protein HU-beta has translation MTKAEIVSKISDKLGIEKGDVQATVESFMEEVKSSLEGGDNVYLRGFGSFIIKTRAEKTGRNISKNTTIKIPAHNIPAFKPAKVFVEGVKSNVQVK, from the coding sequence ATGACGAAAGCAGAAATTGTATCAAAAATCTCAGACAAACTGGGAATTGAAAAAGGAGATGTTCAGGCGACTGTAGAAAGTTTTATGGAAGAGGTGAAATCATCTCTTGAAGGCGGTGACAATGTTTACTTGCGTGGCTTCGGAAGCTTTATTATTAAGACAAGAGCTGAAAAGACCGGAAGAAACATCAGCAAGAATACAACGATCAAAATACCAGCTCACAATATTCCGGCGTTTAAACCGGCCAAGGTTTTTGTAGAGGGTGTTAAAAGTAACGTTCAGGTTAAATAA
- a CDS encoding drug/metabolite transporter (DMT)-like permease, translating to MPKTDPLKDNTRKWLYLILLSLVWGSSFILIKKSLLGLTALQLGGLRIVFASLFLFIFGYKSLSTITQSDWKWIAIAGLLSSFFPPLFFALAQTEIDSGTTSIFNSVVPLFTTIVGVVLFGVLVTKRQILGVFIGLFGTVALILAGVEFDPDQNYWYSIFILLSALGYALNINIIKKHLTHLSPLAVTTASFAVAFVPALLLVVYSDFFNEVVENKEMHRALWYLLALALFGTSIANIFFNRLIQLSSPVFAASVTYTIPLVAIIWAVLDGETVNVYQLVGGGIILFGVWLVNKRKR from the coding sequence TTGCCTAAAACCGACCCATTGAAAGACAATACCCGAAAATGGCTATATCTTATATTGCTTTCATTGGTTTGGGGCTCTTCGTTTATACTGATCAAAAAATCACTTTTAGGCCTTACGGCTCTTCAACTAGGGGGTTTACGAATTGTTTTTGCTTCCCTTTTCTTATTTATTTTTGGGTATAAAAGTTTGAGCACAATTACCCAAAGCGATTGGAAATGGATAGCTATAGCTGGCTTGTTAAGTTCTTTTTTTCCACCTTTGTTTTTTGCGCTGGCGCAAACCGAAATTGATAGTGGTACCACCTCTATCTTTAATTCGGTAGTGCCTTTGTTCACCACGATAGTCGGTGTAGTTTTGTTCGGTGTTTTAGTCACCAAGCGGCAAATTTTAGGTGTTTTTATAGGCTTGTTCGGCACTGTCGCGCTTATATTGGCCGGGGTAGAGTTCGATCCCGACCAGAACTATTGGTATTCAATATTTATATTGCTTTCCGCTTTGGGGTATGCATTGAATATTAATATAATTAAAAAGCACTTAACACATTTAAGTCCGTTAGCGGTAACTACGGCAAGTTTTGCAGTTGCTTTTGTGCCCGCCTTATTGCTGGTCGTGTATTCCGATTTTTTTAATGAGGTAGTCGAGAACAAAGAAATGCATCGAGCCCTTTGGTATCTGCTTGCCTTAGCATTATTCGGTACTTCGATAGCCAACATATTCTTTAACCGCTTAATCCAGTTATCTAGTCCGGTATTTGCTGCCTCCGTGACCTACACCATACCCTTGGTTGCCATAATTTGGGCGGTGTTAGATGGGGAGACGGTGAACGTGTACCAACTGGTCGGTGGTGGTATTATACTTTTTGGAGTGTGGTTAGTGAATAAACGTAAACGTTAA
- a CDS encoding protein involved in gliding motility GldD, which translates to MNNLHNIFSFSLKCIFKILLVTMVSCKEDVLPKPKAQLRLEYEQPTKAQLELNEFKFQYNDLAQIKDETANSMTLEYPEMKGEIFINYKKIDGNLEQLLSDAQKFSYEHSVKADGILEQPFINEEDKVFGMFYEVSGNAASQAQFYVTDSTRNFVTGSLYFFTKPNYDSIYPAAAYLRNDIRGIMESLKWKE; encoded by the coding sequence ATGAACAATTTGCATAATATTTTCTCATTTTCCCTTAAGTGTATTTTTAAGATTTTGTTGGTGACGATGGTTTCTTGCAAAGAAGATGTGCTGCCAAAGCCAAAGGCTCAATTACGTTTGGAGTATGAACAACCAACAAAGGCGCAGTTAGAATTGAATGAATTCAAATTTCAATACAACGATTTGGCCCAAATTAAAGATGAGACCGCTAATTCAATGACTTTGGAGTACCCTGAAATGAAAGGTGAGATTTTCATCAACTATAAAAAAATCGACGGTAACCTTGAACAATTGTTGTCTGATGCCCAAAAATTCAGTTACGAACATTCGGTGAAAGCAGATGGTATATTAGAGCAGCCGTTCATTAACGAAGAAGACAAGGTTTTCGGAATGTTTTATGAGGTTAGCGGCAATGCCGCATCTCAGGCCCAGTTTTATGTGACCGATAGTACTCGTAATTTTGTAACCGGTTCGCTTTACTTTTTTACTAAGCCTAATTACGATTCGATATATCCCGCGGCGGCATACCTGAGAAATGACATTCGCGGCATTATGGAAAGCTTAAAATGGAAAGAATAG
- a CDS encoding single-strand binding protein — protein sequence MSGTLNKVMLIGHLGDEVKMHYFEGGGCIGRFPIATNESYTNKQTGERVTNTDWHNVVVRNKGAEICEKYLSKGDKVYVEGRLKNRQWQGEDGNTRYTTEVHVQDFTFLTTKKESMANSQATSSQPSNQPKAQPAQSNQPQSVNETEDDDLPF from the coding sequence ATGAGTGGTACGCTGAATAAGGTTATGTTGATCGGGCATTTGGGCGATGAGGTTAAAATGCACTATTTTGAAGGAGGAGGTTGTATCGGTAGATTTCCGATAGCGACTAATGAAAGCTATACTAATAAGCAAACGGGCGAACGGGTTACCAACACCGATTGGCATAATGTCGTGGTTCGTAACAAAGGTGCCGAGATTTGCGAAAAGTATTTGAGTAAAGGTGATAAGGTATACGTAGAAGGGCGTTTAAAAAATAGGCAGTGGCAAGGTGAAGATGGCAATACACGCTATACGACCGAGGTACATGTACAAGATTTTACGTTTTTGACGACGAAAAAAGAAAGTATGGCAAACAGCCAAGCTACTTCATCACAGCCTTCGAACCAGCCCAAGGCTCAGCCGGCCCAGTCAAATCAGCCACAGTCGGTAAATGAAACCGAAGATGATGACTTGCCATTTTAA
- a CDS encoding regulatory protein, with amino-acid sequence MNKAHTLQEAISKLEYYCAYQDRCHKEVVDKLRQMRMIPQAIDQIVVHLIEENYLNEERFAQNFARGKFNVKNWGKRRIVNELKSRNISRYNIDTALEEIDEADYLQAFDELAEKRLAQLSDGNAQKRRKKLADYLLYRGWESHLVYDKVKELIP; translated from the coding sequence ATGAACAAAGCCCATACCTTACAAGAAGCGATAAGCAAATTAGAGTACTATTGCGCCTATCAAGACCGATGTCATAAAGAGGTGGTAGACAAACTTCGACAAATGAGAATGATACCCCAGGCGATAGATCAAATCGTTGTTCATTTGATCGAAGAGAATTACTTAAACGAAGAGCGATTTGCCCAAAATTTTGCCCGTGGTAAGTTCAACGTTAAAAACTGGGGCAAACGCCGAATTGTAAATGAGCTGAAAAGTCGCAACATTTCTAGATATAACATAGATACCGCCCTAGAGGAAATTGATGAGGCCGACTATTTGCAGGCCTTTGATGAACTTGCCGAAAAAAGATTAGCACAATTATCCGATGGAAATGCTCAAAAAAGAAGGAAAAAGCTAGCGGACTACCTTCTCTACCGAGGATGGGAGTCTCATTTAGTCTACGACAAAGTTAAAGAGCTCATACCCTAA
- a CDS encoding protein involved in gliding motility GldE, translating to MDPDPFSVLPFLIAYGGQFAFKVAILVLMLICSALISGAEVAFFGLSATEVKDVAEKKSPQGNIIVKLLERPKKLLATILIANNAINIGVVLLFSSVGDSLFANVELEWARFVLEVVVATFLILMFGEILPKVYANRNRIAFAHLMAFPLKLLDVLFSPLSLPMRSGTLFLYNKLGKQRSNLSIDHLSQALELTDEGDTTKEEQKILEGIVSFGNTDTKQVMRPRIDIFALSEDMKFPEVMMEIKKNGYSRIPVFSENMDNVLGVLYVKDLLPYIDRKTFNWMSLIREPYFVPENKKLDDLLLEFQEKKNHLAVVVDEYGGTSGIVTLEDIIEEIVGDITDEFDDEDLIFSKLDDYNFVFDGKTALRDFYRVTKIEDDEVFEEQKGEAETIAGFVLEIAGSFPKRGEKNIFNDYTFVVESMDKKRLKQIKVTLPQPE from the coding sequence TTGGACCCTGACCCTTTTAGTGTTCTACCCTTTCTGATTGCCTACGGAGGCCAATTTGCCTTCAAAGTCGCCATACTGGTCTTGATGCTTATTTGTTCTGCACTAATTTCTGGGGCAGAGGTAGCCTTTTTTGGTCTGTCTGCAACAGAGGTAAAGGATGTAGCGGAGAAGAAATCGCCCCAAGGCAATATTATCGTTAAGTTGCTCGAACGGCCTAAAAAGCTCTTGGCGACCATTCTCATCGCTAACAATGCGATAAATATAGGTGTGGTTTTGCTCTTCAGTAGTGTGGGCGATAGCTTATTCGCTAATGTTGAATTAGAATGGGCCCGATTCGTACTTGAAGTGGTCGTGGCTACTTTTCTCATATTAATGTTCGGTGAGATTCTTCCGAAAGTTTATGCGAATAGAAATCGAATCGCTTTTGCACATTTAATGGCTTTTCCTTTAAAGTTGCTAGATGTTCTTTTTTCACCGCTCAGTTTACCGATGCGTTCGGGTACATTGTTTCTTTATAACAAGTTGGGCAAACAGAGATCCAATTTAAGTATCGATCACCTCTCGCAAGCATTGGAACTTACCGATGAGGGCGATACCACTAAAGAAGAACAGAAGATTCTTGAAGGAATAGTATCTTTCGGAAATACGGACACCAAGCAGGTAATGCGCCCCAGAATTGACATTTTTGCGCTAAGTGAAGATATGAAATTTCCTGAGGTGATGATGGAGATCAAAAAGAACGGTTATTCACGTATACCGGTCTTTTCTGAGAATATGGATAACGTTCTTGGTGTGTTGTACGTTAAAGATCTTTTGCCCTATATCGACCGCAAGACATTCAATTGGATGAGCTTGATCAGAGAACCTTACTTTGTTCCTGAGAATAAGAAACTCGATGATCTGCTGCTCGAATTTCAAGAAAAGAAAAACCATTTGGCGGTTGTTGTCGATGAGTACGGGGGCACTTCAGGCATAGTTACTTTAGAAGATATAATCGAAGAGATCGTTGGTGATATTACCGATGAGTTCGATGATGAAGATTTAATTTTCTCGAAATTGGATGATTATAATTTTGTGTTCGATGGAAAGACCGCCCTTAGAGATTTCTATCGGGTCACCAAGATTGAAGATGATGAAGTGTTTGAAGAACAAAAAGGGGAAGCGGAAACTATTGCGGGGTTTGTTTTAGAAATAGCTGGAAGTTTTCCTAAACGGGGAGAAAAGAATATTTTTAACGACTATACCTTTGTTGTAGAAAGTATGGATAAGAAGCGATTGAAACAGATAAAGGTTACATTGCCCCAACCGGAATAG
- a CDS encoding A/G-specific DNA-adenine glycosylase has translation MAFSKEILSWYRKNKRDLPWRSTRDPYKIWLSEIMLQQTRVAQGMPYYHKFVENFPTVEDLASASEEKVLKLWQGLGYYSRARNLHFTAKTVTEELGGQFPDTHKELLKLKGVGDYTASAIASICFDRPEPVVDGNVYRVLARFFGAELPINSTEGIKYFKQLAHEVMDVENIRDYNQGIMEFGAIQCSPKNPNCNACPLNSGCAALQDDKVNLLPVKLSKTKVKTLFFNYIVPVSPTKKTVLRQRRGKGIWQNLWEFPLLETEKEADKEVISARISEILSVENGVKIHQYNAVPIVHKLSHRHLYTTFWIAELKNDLNESFSIQEAEKFPVPVLIAEFLKTFKNSYF, from the coding sequence ATGGCATTTTCAAAAGAAATACTTAGCTGGTACCGTAAAAATAAGCGTGACCTGCCGTGGCGTAGTACCAGAGACCCGTATAAAATATGGCTGTCTGAGATAATGTTGCAGCAAACACGTGTTGCTCAGGGCATGCCCTATTACCATAAATTCGTCGAAAACTTTCCTACTGTCGAAGACTTGGCCAGTGCTTCAGAAGAAAAGGTGTTAAAGCTTTGGCAAGGTTTGGGCTACTATTCAAGGGCCAGAAATCTTCATTTTACCGCCAAAACGGTAACTGAAGAGTTAGGGGGGCAATTTCCCGATACCCATAAAGAATTGCTGAAACTAAAAGGAGTCGGTGATTATACGGCAAGCGCCATTGCTTCCATTTGCTTCGATAGGCCTGAGCCTGTAGTAGATGGTAATGTCTATCGCGTGTTAGCGCGGTTTTTCGGTGCCGAACTTCCTATTAATAGCACTGAAGGTATCAAATACTTCAAACAACTGGCGCATGAGGTGATGGATGTTGAAAATATTCGAGATTACAATCAAGGTATTATGGAGTTTGGAGCGATCCAATGTTCGCCCAAAAATCCGAATTGTAATGCATGTCCCCTAAATTCAGGTTGTGCTGCACTTCAAGACGATAAAGTAAATTTGCTGCCCGTTAAGTTGAGCAAGACAAAGGTCAAAACACTTTTCTTTAATTATATAGTTCCTGTTTCACCAACTAAGAAAACAGTGTTGAGGCAACGTAGAGGCAAGGGTATTTGGCAAAATCTTTGGGAGTTTCCGTTGCTGGAAACCGAAAAAGAAGCGGATAAAGAAGTTATTAGTGCGAGAATTAGCGAAATTCTGTCTGTCGAAAATGGAGTAAAAATTCATCAATATAATGCCGTTCCGATAGTACATAAGCTCTCGCACCGTCATTTATATACCACTTTTTGGATCGCGGAGCTGAAAAATGACCTGAACGAGAGTTTTTCGATTCAAGAGGCAGAGAAATTTCCGGTTCCGGTTTTGATTGCGGAGTTCTTGAAAACATTTAAAAATTCGTACTTTTGA
- a CDS encoding ribonuclease G has product MNRELIVRSSSDAVDFALLKDGKLTELHKEEDNNNFSVGDIFLAKVRKPVTGLNAAFVNVGYEKDAFLHYHDLGPQLSSLLKFIKQVSTGKLKDYSLSNFKFEKDIDKNGVITDVIKANQSILVQIVKEPISTKGPRISSELSIAGRYLVMVPFSDRVSVSQKIGSNEEKDRLKRLVKSIKPKGFGVIIRTVAEGKKVAELDKDLENLLAKWSAMCKKLYKAPTPSKVLVELNRASSILRDIFNDTFTGIHVDDDTLYEQIQDYVQEIAPGKESIVKQYKSNVPIFEKYGIERQIKTSFGRTASMSKGAYLIIEHTEALHVIDVNSGNRSNKAKNQEETALEVNLLAASEIARQLRLRDMGGIIVVDFIDMVKAPNRRKLFDHLRDEMKDDRAKHKILPPSKFGLIQITRQRVRPEMNIKTTEENPNGNGKEIEAPIVLIDKINSDLEKLLKGPKKDNGITLNIHPFISAYITKGFPSIRSKWFLEHKKWIKIQPRDAYTYLEYRFKDKDGKTIY; this is encoded by the coding sequence GTGAATAGAGAATTAATCGTAAGATCTAGTTCCGATGCCGTTGATTTTGCCTTGCTTAAAGATGGTAAGCTCACTGAATTGCATAAAGAGGAAGACAACAACAATTTTTCCGTTGGCGATATATTTTTAGCCAAAGTACGGAAGCCCGTTACCGGCTTGAACGCCGCATTTGTAAACGTTGGGTATGAAAAGGATGCTTTTCTACATTACCACGACTTAGGGCCACAATTATCCTCTTTACTCAAGTTCATAAAACAAGTGAGTACAGGCAAATTAAAAGATTACTCTCTCAGCAATTTTAAGTTCGAGAAAGACATTGACAAAAATGGTGTGATAACAGATGTTATCAAAGCCAACCAATCTATATTGGTTCAAATCGTAAAAGAACCAATTTCTACCAAAGGACCAAGAATAAGCTCCGAACTTTCCATTGCGGGGCGCTATTTGGTTATGGTACCCTTTTCAGACCGTGTTTCGGTATCTCAGAAGATAGGAAGCAACGAAGAAAAAGATAGACTGAAAAGGTTAGTAAAAAGTATAAAACCTAAAGGATTCGGTGTCATAATAAGAACGGTTGCAGAAGGTAAAAAAGTAGCGGAACTTGACAAAGATCTAGAAAACCTGTTGGCCAAATGGTCAGCAATGTGTAAAAAATTGTACAAAGCGCCAACCCCGTCTAAAGTACTGGTAGAGCTCAATAGAGCCTCTTCAATACTTCGGGACATCTTCAATGATACTTTTACTGGTATTCATGTAGATGATGACACGCTATACGAACAAATTCAAGACTACGTGCAAGAGATTGCACCTGGTAAAGAATCGATTGTTAAGCAGTATAAGTCTAACGTACCTATTTTTGAAAAGTATGGTATTGAGCGCCAAATAAAAACTTCATTTGGCCGCACAGCCAGCATGAGCAAAGGTGCGTATCTTATAATTGAGCATACCGAAGCACTTCACGTTATCGATGTGAATAGCGGTAATCGCTCGAACAAGGCAAAAAATCAAGAAGAAACGGCGTTAGAAGTAAATCTTTTAGCGGCCTCGGAAATTGCACGACAATTACGTCTTCGCGATATGGGCGGTATAATCGTAGTCGATTTTATCGATATGGTAAAAGCACCTAACCGCAGAAAGCTTTTTGATCATCTTAGAGATGAAATGAAAGACGACCGCGCTAAGCACAAGATACTTCCACCGAGTAAGTTCGGACTTATACAAATTACAAGACAACGGGTAAGACCCGAAATGAACATCAAAACGACCGAGGAGAACCCTAATGGTAATGGTAAGGAGATTGAAGCTCCTATCGTTTTGATAGACAAGATCAATTCAGATCTTGAAAAATTATTGAAAGGGCCTAAAAAAGATAACGGTATTACATTGAATATACACCCGTTTATTTCGGCCTATATCACCAAAGGTTTTCCATCCATACGTTCTAAGTGGTTTTTAGAGCATAAAAAGTGGATTAAAATACAGCCTAGAGATGCCTATACGTATCTCGAATACCGTTTTAAAGACAAAGACGGCAAAACCATTTATTAA
- a CDS encoding Cupin-like domain-containing protein, whose amino-acid sequence MKLEAIPRVSTITKEEFIEQYFKPQKPVVIERAMENWPAFQKWNLSYMQQVAGDKTVPLYDDRPVNHKDGFNEPHAEMKMAEYVELLKSEPTKYRIFLWNILKEVPELQKDFDFPDFGLKLKKNLPMLFFGGRDSHTFMHYDIDMANIFHFHFDGKKECILFPPSETKYLYKVPHSLITHESIDFSNPDYKKWPALKAATGYRTELSHGEVLYMPEGYWHYMKYNTPGFSMSLRSWPKNPMNFAKGLYNVFVMRSFDIVMRKIQGQKWIERKNNRAIKRTQRILSA is encoded by the coding sequence TTGAAATTAGAAGCAATTCCTCGGGTAAGTACCATTACGAAGGAAGAGTTCATAGAGCAATATTTTAAACCGCAGAAACCTGTGGTTATTGAAAGGGCTATGGAAAATTGGCCGGCCTTTCAAAAATGGAACCTGAGCTATATGCAGCAAGTAGCCGGTGATAAGACAGTGCCTTTATATGATGATCGACCGGTAAATCATAAAGATGGTTTTAATGAACCACACGCAGAGATGAAGATGGCCGAATACGTTGAGTTGTTGAAATCTGAACCTACCAAATACCGTATTTTTCTTTGGAATATTTTAAAGGAAGTACCAGAACTTCAGAAAGACTTTGATTTTCCCGATTTCGGACTCAAACTGAAAAAGAACCTTCCGATGCTTTTCTTCGGGGGAAGAGATTCGCATACTTTTATGCATTACGATATTGATATGGCCAATATCTTTCATTTTCATTTTGACGGAAAGAAAGAGTGCATTCTATTTCCTCCATCGGAAACAAAATACCTTTACAAGGTGCCACATTCTTTGATAACGCACGAGAGTATAGATTTTTCAAATCCTGATTATAAAAAATGGCCAGCGTTAAAGGCGGCCACAGGTTATCGCACTGAACTTAGTCATGGTGAAGTTTTGTATATGCCTGAAGGCTATTGGCATTATATGAAATATAACACCCCTGGCTTTTCAATGAGTTTAAGGTCGTGGCCCAAAAACCCCATGAATTTCGCGAAAGGGCTTTACAACGTATTTGTAATGCGTAGCTTTGATATCGTGATGCGCAAAATTCAAGGCCAGAAATGGATAGAACGTAAAAATAACCGTGCAATTAAGCGCACACAACGAATACTTTCGGCATAA
- a CDS encoding abortive infection AbiH-like protein: MNRLVLIGNGFDLAHGFKTRYCDFILDYFQGALEQFYKEEEYSDVLFEITYEGGFRYSASELIIPKTIDEVRDVIVSFISPPSGNYVKVKVSFGSRFFKNLFDDFCDLRWVDIENLYFDHLCRVKNESEIIHLNGQFAYITHLLENYLVKLQIDKRNFNSSSYSRIFTSEIRKDDVVIKVIDKDLIPSSLVVLNFNYTATVWNYLNDIGSKVDNVEHIYIHGDLQNDKNPIVFGFGDEIDEEYRKFEKLRNNNLFNHIKSFKYSQTSNYQNLIRFIQSDEFQVVIAGHSCGLSDRTMLKEIFEHENCLSIKVYFHKRADGSDDYTDKSYEISRHFENKGLMRKKLVPKEMSEPLPKPRRR, encoded by the coding sequence ATGAATAGACTTGTATTAATCGGAAATGGTTTTGATTTAGCGCATGGCTTTAAAACACGATATTGTGACTTCATACTGGATTATTTTCAAGGAGCCTTGGAGCAATTTTATAAGGAGGAAGAGTATAGTGATGTACTATTTGAAATAACCTACGAAGGAGGGTTCAGGTATAGTGCAAGTGAACTCATAATTCCAAAAACTATTGATGAGGTTAGAGATGTAATAGTAAGTTTTATCTCACCTCCTTCAGGTAATTATGTTAAGGTCAAGGTCAGTTTTGGCTCTAGATTTTTTAAGAATCTTTTTGATGACTTTTGTGATTTGCGCTGGGTAGATATTGAAAATTTATATTTTGACCATTTGTGTAGGGTAAAAAATGAGTCTGAAATAATTCACCTAAATGGCCAATTTGCTTATATAACCCATTTGTTAGAGAATTATTTAGTTAAGCTTCAAATAGATAAAAGGAATTTTAATTCTTCAAGTTATTCCAGAATTTTCACGAGTGAAATTAGGAAGGATGATGTTGTGATAAAGGTAATTGATAAGGATTTGATTCCTAGCAGCTTAGTTGTTCTGAATTTTAATTACACTGCCACAGTTTGGAATTATCTTAATGATATCGGGAGTAAAGTGGACAATGTAGAACATATTTATATTCACGGTGACCTGCAAAATGACAAAAATCCAATTGTATTTGGATTTGGAGATGAAATAGATGAAGAATATAGGAAATTTGAAAAATTAAGAAATAATAACTTGTTTAACCATATAAAGTCATTTAAATATTCTCAGACCTCTAATTACCAAAATCTAATAAGGTTTATACAGTCCGATGAATTTCAGGTAGTTATTGCTGGTCATTCCTGTGGTTTATCGGATAGAACCATGCTAAAAGAGATATTCGAGCATGAAAATTGTCTTTCGATAAAGGTTTATTTTCATAAGAGAGCTGATGGGAGTGATGACTATACTGATAAAAGTTATGAGATTTCAAGGCATTTTGAAAATAAGGGTCTTATGAGAAAGAAATTAGTGCCAAAAGAGATGTCTGAACCTTTGCCAAAACCTAGGCGTAGATAG
- a CDS encoding biotin synthase → MSEQRHDWTKEEILEIYNKPLMELLYDAATIHRQYHDPNTVQVSTLLSIKTGGCPEDCGYCPQAARYHTDIEGNDLMQVSHVKAQALRAKASGSSRVCMGAAWRNVKDGPEFDQVLEMVRTINKLDMEVCCTLGMLTENQAKRLAEAGLYAYNHNLDTSEDYYKDVISTRAFEDRLDTIDNVRKSNVTVCSGGIIGMGEAIEDRAGMLVALATLSPQPESVPINALVAVEGTPMEDMEPISIWEMVRMVATTRIVMPETQVRLSAGRTQMSREGQAMCFFAGANSIFAGDKLLTTPNPDVNEDMEMFKLLGLNPQKPFTKVSQPKTVEAVESEFKPMGEKPKWSRPGHTIPRNEEAKAKSKLVE, encoded by the coding sequence ATGAGCGAACAAAGGCACGATTGGACTAAAGAGGAAATTCTTGAAATTTATAACAAGCCCTTGATGGAACTGCTTTATGATGCAGCTACGATTCACCGGCAATATCATGACCCGAATACAGTTCAAGTTTCTACGCTTTTATCGATAAAAACAGGAGGATGCCCCGAAGATTGTGGGTATTGCCCGCAAGCTGCCCGCTACCATACTGATATTGAAGGTAACGACCTTATGCAGGTTTCCCATGTGAAGGCCCAAGCATTACGTGCGAAAGCCTCGGGAAGTTCTCGTGTATGTATGGGTGCCGCTTGGCGTAATGTAAAAGACGGTCCTGAATTTGATCAGGTACTCGAAATGGTACGCACGATCAATAAACTTGATATGGAAGTTTGCTGTACCTTAGGTATGTTGACCGAGAACCAAGCAAAACGCTTGGCAGAAGCTGGTTTATATGCTTACAATCATAATCTTGATACATCAGAAGATTATTATAAGGATGTTATTTCTACACGTGCCTTTGAAGATCGCTTAGATACTATAGATAATGTGCGAAAAAGTAATGTGACCGTTTGTAGCGGTGGCATTATCGGCATGGGCGAAGCTATAGAAGATCGTGCGGGTATGTTGGTGGCATTGGCAACATTGAGTCCGCAACCGGAGTCGGTGCCGATCAATGCGCTTGTGGCGGTCGAAGGAACGCCTATGGAAGATATGGAACCTATTTCCATTTGGGAAATGGTACGAATGGTCGCTACCACCAGAATTGTAATGCCAGAGACCCAGGTTCGGTTATCTGCCGGCCGTACCCAAATGAGTAGAGAAGGTCAAGCGATGTGCTTTTTTGCAGGAGCCAACTCTATTTTTGCGGGAGATAAATTATTGACCACGCCCAACCCTGATGTAAATGAAGATATGGAAATGTTCAAGCTTTTAGGTTTGAATCCACAAAAACCATTTACCAAAGTATCTCAACCCAAAACGGTCGAAGCGGTCGAATCTGAATTTAAGCCCATGGGCGAGAAGCCAAAATGGAGCAGACCTGGGCATACTATTCCAAGAAATGAAGAGGCAAAGGCCAAATCGAAGTTGGTTGAATAA